AGTCCCCCAATACTGCCCCTCTCCTCAGGGCTCCAGCCCTTTCAGGCAGATTCTAGGTAGGCAGGGAGGGGCCAAAAGGAACGCAAGGAGTTGGGACTAGGGCTGTATCTGGTGGGCAAGTAACCCATCCACCCTCTCAAAACTACTTATGGGATGTCCCCTTCACTGGAAGACAGCCCCATGGGAAAGACCTCCGGTACAGAATCTGGGGGCAGTGCACACGGGGAGTAGTCCTCCAGATCTGGCAGGGTGGCACTAACCCTCACCTCCTTGACTGGCTCACCCTCACCGGAGGCAGGACAAGGGCAGAGCTCAATACCGGAGTCGCCAGTTAAACGGTGATAGCGGCAGGAGGGGGGTGTGGGGGCAGGGGTCACCCCTGCCCCAGGCTCACCCTCCTGATGAGGGGGGGCACTCTGGTGGGAGGAAACACCTTCCACATTTGTTCCTTCAAGATGGGCAGGGCAGCTGGATGAGGAGGAACAGCAGGTTTGTTCACTGGAAGCAGTCAAGGGGCGGCCTGGGGCCACAGTATAAGGGCGGGGGGTGGTGTGCCTGGGCGGTGAACCACATCCTTGTAGGCTGAGGGCTTGAAGGTGCTGAGGAGGCGAAGGTCAAGCAGTGAACCGGTAGGGAAAGGACCAGCCCCATGGCATGCCCCATGATAGGCCAACAAGTTGATTTCACGCTGCCGCTGCTGTTGTTGCAGCCTGAGTTTAGCTCGTCGGTGGCGGAAGGCGCAACAGCAGCTAAAGAGGATGAGGACAGTCCAGAGCAGCCAGAACCACCAGAGCTCATAGTAGTAGGTGCAGCAGCCAGTCTCCCCGCAGCGGTGACCACTCTCACAGAGGTAGGGCTGGTTGTTCACTCCTGGGCACAGCTCTCGAAGCTGCTGTTGCGGCGCCCGAAGTGCCCCGCAGGCCTCCTCGCT
The genomic region above belongs to Gorilla gorilla gorilla isolate KB3781 chromosome 12, NHGRI_mGorGor1-v2.1_pri, whole genome shotgun sequence and contains:
- the LOC101146004 gene encoding LOW QUALITY PROTEIN: WW domain-binding protein 1-like (The sequence of the model RefSeq protein was modified relative to this genomic sequence to represent the inferred CDS: deleted 2 bases in 1 codon), translating into MARASSGNGSEEACGALRAPQQQLRELCPGVNNQPYLCESGHRCGETGCCTYYYELWWFWLLWTVLILFSCCCAFRHRRAKLRLQQQQRQREINLLAYHGACHGAGPFPTGSLLDLRLLSTFKPSAYKDVVHRPGTPPPPYTVAPGRPLTASSEQTCCSSSSSCPAHLEGTNVEGVSSHQSAPPHQEGEPGAGVTPAPTPPSCRYHRLTGDSGIELCPCPASGEGEPVKEVRVSATLPDLEDYSPCALPPDSVPEVFPMGLSSSEGDIP